In Glycine soja cultivar W05 chromosome 10, ASM419377v2, whole genome shotgun sequence, the genomic stretch TCAGCAAGACCTGTGTTGAAAAATTATATGGTAGAAATTTGGGCCATATAATTTCAACCAATCTTCTAACATATCCATTTTGTCTCGCGAAAGTTCTAAAAGAAAACCATTACATTTACATGTCTTTATTCACGTTAAGGAATGGAATTGAAATTAGAAATTTGAACTGAAATTCCAATTACATCATACAAATGGACCACAAACCTATAGCTCATCACAAATTTGACTGATTAAGCTCCAGAATAATAAGTACAGAATTGctgtataaaataaatgaataaattatacTACAAAAATCTTGCTACCAATGAACTAGTGCTATATGGAGCCTTCCGTGAGTAAATCTTGCTAATACGGTTTTGATgcaattttcttcaaaaaaaaaacttggtaggaaaaaaaagaagtatgAAAGCTTAGGTActgctttaatttcttgcttatatTTGCGGCATAAACCTATCTCTATCTGCCTTCATTGTTCATTAGCTGGGAAAACACTTGGCTAGTACTTACATCTGAAGAACAGTTATAATGATCCCTCTCTGTCCTTCTGTTGGTAGAAGGATTTCCAGGAATAATTGCATTTGTCACACTCACAAATTCTTCACTAGCATGTCTATTGGCATGTGGCTCCCTTTGTTGACCACTTTCTTGGAGCTGAAGTGCATATTCCAAATTCCACAACACATCACCCATTGCAGGCCTGTCAACACCATATTCAGCCAAACATTTCTCTGCAGTCTCACAAAATTTTTTCAAGGAGTTTTGTTGGATCTGTCCAACAAGATGAGGATCAACAATTTGCTCCACCATGCCCTTTTGCAGCCATTCAAGTCCCCATTCTGCCAAATTCACTTGTTCTCTTGCAAGTTGTGGATCAACAGCAGGTCTTCCACAAAGAACCTCAAAAAGCACAACCCCAAATGAATAAACATCTGACTTATCCGTAAGCTGCTGCCTCCGGTAATACTCGGGATCAAGATAGCCAAAGCTACCTTTCACATTAGTACTCACATGTGTTTCATTGATGCATGGCCCTGACCTTGAAAGACCAAAGTCAGCAACCTTGGCAACATAGTTTTCATCAAGTAATATGTTGGTTGACTTGATGTCACGGTGGATGATTCCTTGAGCAAAACCAGTGTGAAGATAGTGAAGGCCTCTAGCCGCACCAATGCATATCTCAAGACGCTGCTTCCAAGAGAGAGGTGTTTGTAGTGATGAACCATATAAATGCTTCTTCAGTGGACCCTTTTCGACATACTCATAGACAAGTATCATTTCTGAATTCTCTTCACAGAAACCAACTAGTGAAACTAGGTGGCGATGGCGAATTTTGGACAGAACTGTTATCTCAGTCTGGAACTCTGGAAGGCCTTGCCTGGACCCTGGCATGCCTCTCTTGACAGCAACTTTCACGTTGTCTCTCAGCACTCCCTTGTAGACCATACCAAATCCACCAGACCCTATAATCAGACTTCTATCAAAGTTGTTTGTTGCTGATTGTATTTCAGCAAAAGGGATCTTCATGCCAAGAAGTCCATGAGAACCAGGCTCAGAGCTTCTACTAAGGGAGCTCCCTCCAAACATACTCAAAGGTGTCCATCCAACACTTTCTATTGTCCTTTGTTTTGGTTTATTCTTCCTGCATTTGGTACCAAGTAGAAAAGCAGTTACAACTAAAAACAAGACACCAATTCCTCCAACAGTTGAACCCACCAACACCCACAAATTCGTCCTCCTATGCACAACATTAGTACCGACATCATTGACCATCTTCATTATCTCTGCACCATTCAATATGGCATTCATCCTTATGGAACTGCTCAGCTCAGAAGGACCGACACTCACTTGAACAAAACCTGAATCAACTGAATTTGTAACAAAATCCACATAGACAGGTGATGCAAGTGTGTGGATTGTAAGGGCTGACAAATCAAGATCCTTGTATGCAATGTACCCATTGATGTACACATCAAAGTAGAGCAAGTTGAGAGCAGGACTAACAATATCACAAAAATGCAACCTAACCAAGTGTGGAACACCACCACCAGGAGACACAGGGAAGTTCCAGGTTATGTTGAACCTTGAAGCCAAACTTGAGTTTTCCCTATTCATCTGCTGAGCTGTCATGTAAACATTTTCAGGTGCAACCTCTCTAGTTGCACCTCCCTTCTGGTAATTTGGTGTGTGAGTGCTCACTGCAGGCTTTGCTGCACCCTTAAACACCAAATAATCCTCATCAGGAATCCAAGTCCTCCAAAGGGTGTCATTGAAGGGAGTtattttcaaacccccaacattGATCCTATGAACAGTTTCCAAAACCTGAGATGAAAGGTTTCTGTACTCCTCCACCCCAGAAGGACCAACCAATCTGGCTCCAACATCTATAACAAAATCCACAGGGGCAGTAAACACCTCCAAAGCATTGACAAAGGCAAAACCTGATTCACCAACAGGCCTAAACAAAATCTCAAGCACGTTTGACTCAATCTTCAAAATAAACTCTTTGAGCAGCACATCATTAGGTGGTTGGAAATTGCTCAACACCGAAACCCCGTTAACAAAGACATTAAATTTTGCTGATTTAAGATCAAAAGTACTTTGAGCCTTGAAGGGGGAGAAATGAAAACGCACCAAGTGAGTGCcgtttttcttcatgttgaacCTGTACCTCGCAGTGCTTCTAAAAACTCTGGCTGTGTGGTACAAAGTAGACAAATTCTGAGGTGGCTTTTGGTATGTGAGTGAAATGGAATCATCTGAAGATAGAAAAGTGGAGCCTGGGTTGGTGGAATCTCCCATGAAGACTCTGTTGAAGAGGGAAGCATTGCTGTATGATCCACAACTAAGAAGAAAGTTATCTGTGGGAGAGAATGAAACTGAGAAAGGTATGAAAAGAAGAAGGATTATTAGGGGTATGAGGTTTTGGGTGTTCATTGAAGAAAGGATTTATTTTGGCGTTTTGGTTCCTTGAAGAGTGTGAGTATCAGGCTCTGAGGAAAACGCACGCCATGCGTAGTTGTTAGAGGATACAAAAGGTTAGTGTGAAGTGTGAACAGAACTGCAAAAAGAGGACAacagagatagagagagagtgACTTAAGTTCCAGTGAAGATTTGAGAAGGAAGATGTAATATAGTACATGAATTTGGTCGATCAAATCAGAGGATTGCACCTACTTTCACATTTGCTTTTGATGGTTATTTGTTCATAAACTCCAAATATTTTTGGACGTTTCACACAAATCTGTATTAGTTTTCTCTCTCTGCGTTCAACTTCATATAACGGTAGAAAAATGTTAGTCGCATGCACACATCTAAAATACTGATACAGGCTGTTTCATCTTAACCTTTCATCTCGAATTAATTCTTGATACCTAATTGCTTCAAACACTGTAGAGTTTtgtcatctatatatatgacttGAACAGGATTTTTGGTGAAGGGTAAATATCAACTTCTATAAAAAGTTCTTACATAGCATGAAGTGAAAAACTTTCGTGAGATAAACAAGTGACTATTGGAtccaaaattaataaacatttttagtAACTTATGggagatatttattttaaaaaaaaaaaacctgcaTCCAAAGATCATTTCTCTATAAGTTACCTGGCAAAAAATCTAaggagaaaaagataaaatgtaaCATTGTCTTAAATCGTTTTTCTAGCATTCATCTTAGATTTGAACAGAACTCGATTTCTGATAAATAGAGattaacatatttattaatattatatttaaccaATAATTGTAAAGTACTATTAATATGTATAGagtatactttaaaaaaaaaattgtagatctTTTTTGTTAAT encodes the following:
- the LOC114371977 gene encoding probable receptor-like protein kinase At5g24010, producing MNTQNLIPLIILLLFIPFSVSFSPTDNFLLSCGSYSNASLFNRVFMGDSTNPGSTFLSSDDSISLTYQKPPQNLSTLYHTARVFRSTARYRFNMKKNGTHLVRFHFSPFKAQSTFDLKSAKFNVFVNGVSVLSNFQPPNDVLLKEFILKIESNVLEILFRPVGESGFAFVNALEVFTAPVDFVIDVGARLVGPSGVEEYRNLSSQVLETVHRINVGGLKITPFNDTLWRTWIPDEDYLVFKGAAKPAVSTHTPNYQKGGATREVAPENVYMTAQQMNRENSSLASRFNITWNFPVSPGGGVPHLVRLHFCDIVSPALNLLYFDVYINGYIAYKDLDLSALTIHTLASPVYVDFVTNSVDSGFVQVSVGPSELSSSIRMNAILNGAEIMKMVNDVGTNVVHRRTNLWVLVGSTVGGIGVLFLVVTAFLLGTKCRKNKPKQRTIESVGWTPLSMFGGSSLSRSSEPGSHGLLGMKIPFAEIQSATNNFDRSLIIGSGGFGMVYKGVLRDNVKVAVKRGMPGSRQGLPEFQTEITVLSKIRHRHLVSLVGFCEENSEMILVYEYVEKGPLKKHLYGSSLQTPLSWKQRLEICIGAARGLHYLHTGFAQGIIHRDIKSTNILLDENYVAKVADFGLSRSGPCINETHVSTNVKGSFGYLDPEYYRRQQLTDKSDVYSFGVVLFEVLCGRPAVDPQLAREQVNLAEWGLEWLQKGMVEQIVDPHLVGQIQQNSLKKFCETAEKCLAEYGVDRPAMGDVLWNLEYALQLQESGQQREPHANRHASEEFVSVTNAIIPGNPSTNRRTERDHYNCSSDVSTSQVFSQLMNNEGR